Below is a genomic region from Streptomyces ferrugineus.
GAGGGCACGGTGACGCTGGACCGGGGTGACTGGCCTCGCAGCGGGCGGGAGGGGACGGCGCCGATCGTGGTGCGGGTGCCGGCCGACGAGGTGCGGATTCTCGTCGACGGGTCGCTGCTGGAGCTGTTCGCCGGCGACCGGGCCATGGTCACCGAGCGGGTCTACCGGCGGCCGGACGATGTGGCCGAACTCGTCGTGACCGGCGCCGGGGCCTCGGTCAGCGGCTGGGAGCTGGTCCCACCGACGCTCGGCTGATCACCGGGCAGGCCAGGCGCCGTACCGTCGCGGGCGGCGTCCGGCCGGTGTCGATGGCGTCGAGGAGCAGACGCGCCGCCGCGTCGCCCATCGCCCGGTGCGGCAGGGCGACGGTGGTGAGCGGCGGGGTGAGGAACTCCGCCATGTGCTCCTGGTCGTCGTAGCCGACCACCGACAGCTCGCCGGGGACGGCGACACCGAGCCGGGTAGCGGCGTGCAGGACGCCCGCCGCTACCCGGTCGTTGTAGCAGAAGACCCCGGTGGGGCGCTGGTCGGCGGGGACGCCGTCGAGGACGCTCAGCGCGCCCTGGTACCCGCCCGTTATCTCGCCGCCGCTGCGTACGACCCACTCCTTGGGCACGGTGATGCCCTCGGCGCGCAGCGCGTCGCGGAAGCCGCGCAGGCGGTCGGCGGAGGCGATGTCGTCCTGGCCGCCGACCACCGCCATCCTGCGGTGCCCCTCGTCCAGCAGCAGCCGGGCCGCCGTACGGCCGCCCGCGCGCTCGGCGGGGATGACGGCGGGCAGGGAGCCGTCGTCGGGCAGGCAGTTGGCGAGGACGGAGTGGGTGCGGTGCAGGCCCTCGGGGACGCGGACGCGGCGCAGCGACATGGCCGCGTAGATGATGCCGTCCACGCGCCGGTCGAGGAGTTCGGCGACGGCCGCGTCCTCCTTGGCCGGGTCGCCGCCGGAGTCGATGGTCAGCACGAGGTGCTCGCTGTCCCAGGCGGTCTCCATGGCGCCGCGCAGCAGCCGCCCGGCGAAGGGCGAGGAGGCGATCTCGTCGGTGACCAGGCCGATCACGGCCGTACGGCGGCGGCGCAGGCCGCGAGCGACGGGGTCGGGGCGGTAGCCGAGCTCGGCGGCGGCGCGGCGGATGCGTTCCTGGGTGGCGGGTGAGAGATTGCCCTCGGCGCGGCCGTTGAAGACGAAGGAGACGGCCGTGTGGGACACCCCGGCGAGCCGGGCGACGTCCCGTGACGTGGGACGCCCGGATCCCGTCGCGTGCTTCTCCTCGGTGCCGCCCATGCCGTGCGCCGCCCTCTTCCCCCACCTGTCCGGTTGATCAATCCTCACCCTATCCGTGACGCTGGGTGTACGGCACAGTCGAGGGGAGGTCCGACAGTGATCAGCATTCCGCTGCACACGCTCAACGACGGCACGACGATCCCCGGCATCGGTCTGGGTACCTGGCCGATGGACGACGCCCAGGCGGAACAGGCGGTGCTCGACGCCCTGGAGCTGGGCTACCGCCTCGTCGACACCGCGACGAACTACCGCAACGAGACGGGCGTCGGCCGAGGGGTCGCGCGCAGCGCCGTTCCGCGCGAGGAGGTGGTGGTGACCACGAAGCTCCCGGGCCGGCACCACGGCTACGAGGAGACCCTGGCCTCCTTCGAGGAGTCCCGGCGCCGCCTGGATCTCGAGTACGTCGACCTGTATCTGATCCACTGGCCGCTGCCCCGCGTCGACAAGTACGTCGACTCCTGGCGGGCCATGATCAAGCTCCGCGAGGACGGTCTCGTCCGGTCGATCGGCGTCTCCAACTTCACGCCCGAGCACATCGAGCGGCTGGAGCGCGAGACCGGGGTCCTGCCCTCGGTCAACCAGATCGAGCTGCACCCGCTGTTCCCGCAGGAGGAGCTGCGTGCCTTCCACACCGGCAAGGGCATCGTCACCGAGAGCTGGAGCCCGCTGGGGCGCGGCAGCGACCTGCTGGACGACCCCGTCGTCAAGGGCGTCGCCGAAGCCCTCAAGGTGACCCCCGGCCAGGTCGTGCTGCGCTGGCACACGCAGCTGGGCGCGCTGCCGATCCCGAAGTCGGGGAACCGGGAGCGGCAGCGCGAGAACCTCGACGTCTTCGGCTTCACCCTGGACGCCACCCAGATGGCCGCCGTCGCCGACCGGGCCCATCGGCGCCTCGGCGGGGACCCCGAGGTGCACGAGGAGTTCTGAGGCGGGAGTCGCGGGCGCCCTCGCGGGGTACTCGGAGCGCTCGGGAAGGAGGCGCTCGTGGGCGAGAAGGACCAGCTGCGCGAGTACCGCGGCAAGCGTGACTTCGGCCGGACGCGCGAGCCGGAGGGGCGTCCGGCGGCCGCCGGTGAGGAGCCGCGGTTCGTGGTGCAGATCCATGACGCAAGCACCCTGCACTTCGACTTCCGGCTCCAGGTGGACGACGTGCTGAGGTCCTGGTCGGTGCCGAAGGGACCGTCCGGAGACCCCAAGGACAAGCGGCTCGCCATGCCGACCGAGGATCATCCGCTGGAGTACGAGGACTTCGAGGGGGTGATCCCGAAGGGCGAGTACGGCGGCGGCACGGTCATCGTCTGGGACAGCGGCACCTACGAGCCGCTCAGCCATGACCGCAGGGGACGGCAGGTCGACTTCGGGGAGTCGCTGGAGCACGGTCATGCCACGTTCCGGCTGCACGGCTCGAAGCTGCACGGCGAGTTCGCCCTCACCCGGATCCGCGGCGGGCAGGACGACCGGGAGGCCTGGCTGCTGGTGAAGGCGGGAAAGGGCCGCGGACATGGGCACGGCACCCCCGACCCGTACCGGGCCCGCTCGGTGCGCACCGGCCGCACCCTCGCCCAGGTCGCCGCCGACGGCGACGAGGGGTGAGCGTGGCGACCGGTCTGCCGGACACCCTCCCGGACGGGCAGCGGCGGCTGCTGCGCGAGGCGCGCCCCGGGGCGGAGCCGGCCGCGCGGCCGATGCCGGCCACGCTCAGCGACCGGCGGGACTTCTCCGGCGAGGAGTGGCTCTTCGAGCGGAAGTTATGGACAGGGTTTCAGCCTGTCCGGTGTCCAGACTCAGGTCCTGCTTGATAGGCCTGAAAACGACGGCGGCCTCACCGCGGTCGCCCTATCTCACCGGTCGCTGGTTAAGCGCCGCTTTCCGGGCTCGGGGGCGGGGCCTGGAAGGACTGGATCATTCAGGCGATCAGTCGGCGCCAGGCGTCCGGGGGGTGCTTCTATCTGTTCGGTCAAGGTCTGTGGGCTTGGTCAGGCCGTTTGTTCGTGCCCGGGTTGGTAGAGGGTGCGGTGCTTGAGCATGGCGTGCAGGA
It encodes:
- a CDS encoding aldo/keto reductase, coding for MISIPLHTLNDGTTIPGIGLGTWPMDDAQAEQAVLDALELGYRLVDTATNYRNETGVGRGVARSAVPREEVVVTTKLPGRHHGYEETLASFEESRRRLDLEYVDLYLIHWPLPRVDKYVDSWRAMIKLREDGLVRSIGVSNFTPEHIERLERETGVLPSVNQIELHPLFPQEELRAFHTGKGIVTESWSPLGRGSDLLDDPVVKGVAEALKVTPGQVVLRWHTQLGALPIPKSGNRERQRENLDVFGFTLDATQMAAVADRAHRRLGGDPEVHEEF
- a CDS encoding DNA polymerase ligase N-terminal domain-containing protein, producing the protein MGEKDQLREYRGKRDFGRTREPEGRPAAAGEEPRFVVQIHDASTLHFDFRLQVDDVLRSWSVPKGPSGDPKDKRLAMPTEDHPLEYEDFEGVIPKGEYGGGTVIVWDSGTYEPLSHDRRGRQVDFGESLEHGHATFRLHGSKLHGEFALTRIRGGQDDREAWLLVKAGKGRGHGHGTPDPYRARSVRTGRTLAQVAADGDEG
- a CDS encoding LacI family DNA-binding transcriptional regulator, translating into MGGTEEKHATGSGRPTSRDVARLAGVSHTAVSFVFNGRAEGNLSPATQERIRRAAAELGYRPDPVARGLRRRRTAVIGLVTDEIASSPFAGRLLRGAMETAWDSEHLVLTIDSGGDPAKEDAAVAELLDRRVDGIIYAAMSLRRVRVPEGLHRTHSVLANCLPDDGSLPAVIPAERAGGRTAARLLLDEGHRRMAVVGGQDDIASADRLRGFRDALRAEGITVPKEWVVRSGGEITGGYQGALSVLDGVPADQRPTGVFCYNDRVAAGVLHAATRLGVAVPGELSVVGYDDQEHMAEFLTPPLTTVALPHRAMGDAAARLLLDAIDTGRTPPATVRRLACPVISRASVGPAPSR